The genome window GCCCGCGGAGAAGGCGTCGCGCCGGGCGAGGTCGAGGTGGCGGGAGAGCCGGGAGAGCCGGGAGAAGATCGCGACGGGGGAGAGGTCGAGATCGGGTCGCTCGCGCGCCCACGCCTCGGCCAGCTCGTCGACCTCGTCGCGCCGCGGTGTCATGCAGGTGAGCATAGACCGGTGAAGATTCTTGACGTCGAGAGGACGCGTCAGGTTACTCGTGAGTAATATGAAGTCCATGGTGAAGCTCGACAACCTCTGGAAGCAGACCACCGACGCCCCGATCGTCGGCAACCTCGTGGGCAAGAAGGCGTTCTCCTTCCTGTTCAGCCAGGTGGCGCCGTACTTCGGCTCCATCCACGCGACCATGACGGTCCTCGAGCCGAACCACGCCGAGCTCGTGATCCCCGACAAGCGCCGCGTGCATAACCACATCGGCACGGTGCACGCGATCGCGCTCTGCAACGGCCTCGAGATGGCCATGGGTGCGCTGGCCGAGGTGACGATCCCGCGCACGAAGCGCTGGATCCCCAAGGGGATGACCGTCTCCTACACCGCCAAGGCCGTCGGTGACATCACCTGCGTCGCGACCACCACGCAGGACCAGTGGGACAGCGCCGAGGGTGACCTCGAGGTCAAGGTCCAGGGCCTGACCAAGGACGGCACCGTCGTCATCGACGGCGTGATCACACTCTGGGTCACGACGAAGAAGCAGAAGTAGCGCCTGCCGCGTAATCTTGACGGGCCATGACCGAGCTCGCCACGCCCGCCACCCAGTCCCGGACCTACGAGGTCAAGACCTACGGGTGTCAGATGAACGTCCACGACTCCGAGCGCCTCTCCGGGCTGCTCGAGGGTGCGGGCTATCTGCGGGCCCCTGAGGGCGAGCAGGCTGATGTCGTCGTCTTCAACACCTGCGCGGTGCGGGAGAACGCCGACAACAAGCTCTACGGCAACCTCGGCCACCTCGCGCCGGTCAAGGCGAGCCGCCCGGGCATGCAGATCGCCGTCGGTGGCTGCCTCGCCCAGAAGGACCGCGACACGATCACGACCAAGGCACCGTGGGTCGACGTCGTCTTCGGAACGCACAACATCGGCTCCCTGCCGGTCCTGCTCGAGCGCGCTCGGGTCCAGGAGGAGGCGCAGGTCGAGATCCTTGAGTCGCTCGAGGTCTTCCCCTCCACACTGCCGACCCGACGCGAGAGCCCGTATGCCGCCTGGGTGTCCGTCTCCGTCGGCTGCAACAACACCTGCACGTTCTGCATCGTCCCGGCGCTGCGCGGCAAGGAGAAGGACCGCCGTCCCGGCGAGATCCTCGCCGAGATCGAGGCGCTCGTCGCCGAGGGCGTCTCCGAGATCACCCTGCTGGGTCAGAACGTCAACGCGTACGGCGTCGAGTTCGGCGACCGTCAGGCCTTCTCCAAGCTGCTCCGCGCCTGCGGTGCGATCGAGGGCCTCGAGCGGGTCCGGTTCACGTCGCCGCACCCGGCCGAGTTCACCGACGACGTCATCGAGGCGATGGCCCAGACGCCGAACGTGATGCCCTCGCTGCACATGCCGCTCCAGTCCGGCTCCAGCCGGATCCTCAAGGAGATGCGGCGCTCCTACCGCCAGCAGAAGTTCCTCGACATCATCCACAAGGTGAAGGCGGCGATCCCGGACGCGGCGATCACGACCGACATCATCGTGGGCTTCCCCGGCGAGACCGAGGAGGACTTCCTCGAGACGCTCAAGGTCGTCGAGGAGTCCCGCTTCTCGGGCGCCTTCACCTTCCAGTACTCCAAGCGCCCCGGCACGCCGGCTGCGACCATGGACGAGCAGGTCGACCCGGCCGTTGTGAAGGACCGCTACCAGCGGCTCGTCACGGTGCAGGAGCGGATCTCGCTCGAGGAGAACCAGGCCCAGGAGGGCCGCACCCTCGAGGTCATGGTCGCCGAGGGTGAGGGGCGCAAGGACGCCGAGACGGCCCGCTGGTCCGGTCGGGCCCCCGACAACCGCCTCGTCCACTTCCGCCCCGCGAAGATCGGGCGGAGCCGGGCTGAGGGGCTGGAGTACGGCGTCGACGTCCGGCCCGGCGACGTCGTGACCGTGACGATCACGCGCGGCGCACCGCACTACCTCGAGGCCGACGGTGGCGTGCTCTCCGTGCGTCGCACCCGGGCCGGCGACGCCTGGGCGAGCCGTCAGGCCCAGCCTACGGCCGCGGCCGGCGTCACGCTCGGCATGCCAACGGTCGGTGTCCCGGCTCCGCTGCCGCCCGCCCCGTCCTGCGCCTGAGGTGAATGGTTCCGGCACCCGAGGGTGCCGGAACCATTCACCTCGGCCAGCGCTGCCGGCTCAGAGCGTCGTCGGGGGCTCTTCCGTGAAGTCCTGGTTGACGTTCGACGCATCGGCGATGTCGTAGCTCGACTCGGTCTCGAAGACCTCGGCCGCCTCCGCCGCGGTCTCGGTCGGCTCGGCGCCGAACTCCGTGGAGTACTCCACGTCGACGGCCTGCTCGCCGGGCTTCAGCTTGCTGACCGTGTCCTTGGCCGAGGTGGCGAACCTGTCCACCTTGTCGGCGTACTTCCCGCCGGTCTTCTCGTCGATCTTGGCCGCGGCCTTGTCGACGTAGCCACCCTCATCGATCTTCTGGGCCGCGCCGGCCGCCGCGAGCTTGGCGGCCTCGGCCGCCTTCTCCGCGGCCTCCTTCGCCATGTCGGCGGCCTCGAGGGCCTTCTCCTTGGCCTTGTCGAAGAAACTCATCTGCTTCCCCCTGCGATGCGTGGCGGCCCGAGCGGCCGCGCCTGCGTCCAACCTAGGTCGGCAATGTTTCGGGCGAAAGGACGTGTGGCCGGGCCCATGGCCGACGCGGTCGGTCAGAGCGTGGTGGTGCCGGAGGCGACGATGACAGCCGGGCCCTGCAGCAGCACGCGGTCGTCCGAGGTCCACGTGATCGTCAGGCGGCCGCCGGGCACATCGACGGTGTAGGGGGTGTCCCGGGGTGCGCGGTCGGCATCGGCGGCGGCGACCATGACGGCGCAGGCACCGGTGCCGCAGGACTGCGTCTCGCCCGAGCCCCGCTCGTGGACCCGCATCTGCACGTGGCGGTCGGCGACGCGGCGTACGAACTCGATGTTGACACCGTGCGGATAGAGCTCGTGGTCGTAGTGCGGCTCGTCGAGGAGCGGGCCGACGGGACCGTGCGGATCGAGCGAGTCGACGAAGGCGACGGCGTGCGGGTTGCCCATGTCGACATGGCGCGCGGACCACGTCCAGTCACCGATGCTCACAGCGGAGGAATCGAGCAGGATCGGAGTGCCGAGGTCCGCGACGAGCTCGTCGCCGATCACCGAGACGGTCTTGATCCCGGCGCGGGTCGCGATCGGCACTGGCTGATCACGCGGCACGAGGCCGGCCTCGATGAGGTGCAGCACGAAGACCCTGACCCCGTTGCCGCACATTTCCGCGATGGAGCCGTCGGAGTTGCGGTAGTCCATGAACCACTCGGCGTGGTCCACGAGCGCGGCCTGCTCCGCGTCGATCCGGGCCATCGACTCGGTGCGGATCACGCGCAGCACGCCGTCGCCGCCGATGCCTGAACGCCTGTCACACAAGGCGATCACACGCTCGTCGGCGAGGGCGCCATGGATCGAGCCGTCATGGTCGGGCAGGATCACGAAGTCGTTCTCGGTGCCGTGGCCCTTGAGGAAGGGGTAGGCCATCAGTAGAGGCCCTTCTCGTAGGCCTCGCCGTAGTAGGCGTCGAGCTCTTCGAGGCTGGCCTCGGCCTTCTCGTACTCCTTGGCGATGACCGCCCGGCGCGGCACCTCCGGAGCGCCGTCCCAGGTCTCAGGCTTCCAGAGCCCGCTGCGCAGGAAGGCCTTCGAGCAGTGGAAGAAGATGTCCTCGATCTCGACGACCATGGCGAGCACCGGCCGTTGTCCCTTGACGATCATCTCGTCGAAGAACGGTGCGTCGGAGACGAGCCGCGCGCGGCCGTTGATCCGCAGGGTGTCCGCGCGGCCG of Nocardioides sp. Kera G14 contains these proteins:
- a CDS encoding hotdog fold domain-containing protein; the protein is MVKLDNLWKQTTDAPIVGNLVGKKAFSFLFSQVAPYFGSIHATMTVLEPNHAELVIPDKRRVHNHIGTVHAIALCNGLEMAMGALAEVTIPRTKRWIPKGMTVSYTAKAVGDITCVATTTQDQWDSAEGDLEVKVQGLTKDGTVVIDGVITLWVTTKKQK
- the miaB gene encoding tRNA (N6-isopentenyl adenosine(37)-C2)-methylthiotransferase MiaB yields the protein MTELATPATQSRTYEVKTYGCQMNVHDSERLSGLLEGAGYLRAPEGEQADVVVFNTCAVRENADNKLYGNLGHLAPVKASRPGMQIAVGGCLAQKDRDTITTKAPWVDVVFGTHNIGSLPVLLERARVQEEAQVEILESLEVFPSTLPTRRESPYAAWVSVSVGCNNTCTFCIVPALRGKEKDRRPGEILAEIEALVAEGVSEITLLGQNVNAYGVEFGDRQAFSKLLRACGAIEGLERVRFTSPHPAEFTDDVIEAMAQTPNVMPSLHMPLQSGSSRILKEMRRSYRQQKFLDIIHKVKAAIPDAAITTDIIVGFPGETEEDFLETLKVVEESRFSGAFTFQYSKRPGTPAATMDEQVDPAVVKDRYQRLVTVQERISLEENQAQEGRTLEVMVAEGEGRKDAETARWSGRAPDNRLVHFRPAKIGRSRAEGLEYGVDVRPGDVVTVTITRGAPHYLEADGGVLSVRRTRAGDAWASRQAQPTAAAGVTLGMPTVGVPAPLPPAPSCA
- a CDS encoding antitoxin encodes the protein MSFFDKAKEKALEAADMAKEAAEKAAEAAKLAAAGAAQKIDEGGYVDKAAAKIDEKTGGKYADKVDRFATSAKDTVSKLKPGEQAVDVEYSTEFGAEPTETAAEAAEVFETESSYDIADASNVNQDFTEEPPTTL
- the dapF gene encoding diaminopimelate epimerase; this encodes MAYPFLKGHGTENDFVILPDHDGSIHGALADERVIALCDRRSGIGGDGVLRVIRTESMARIDAEQAALVDHAEWFMDYRNSDGSIAEMCGNGVRVFVLHLIEAGLVPRDQPVPIATRAGIKTVSVIGDELVADLGTPILLDSSAVSIGDWTWSARHVDMGNPHAVAFVDSLDPHGPVGPLLDEPHYDHELYPHGVNIEFVRRVADRHVQMRVHERGSGETQSCGTGACAVMVAAADADRAPRDTPYTVDVPGGRLTITWTSDDRVLLQGPAVIVASGTTTL